A DNA window from Candidatus Binatia bacterium contains the following coding sequences:
- a CDS encoding GspE/PulE family protein has product MTATTWNQQLATRSQAEESGSPAARAVSSLIFAAVAAGASDVHLEPDRAGLRVRVRIDGQLRDFDPPPATLVPALLTRIRLLARVDLAERRLPQDGRFSWALDDNETIDVRAAFLPVSRGEKIALRLLRHHGATRSLHALGMDEEARRRLASAIARPNGLVLVVGPTGSGKSTTLLAALAEIRSSTKSLATVEDPVEFDIAGVSQVAVDEDVGRSFGVALRALLRQDPDVLMIGEIRDDESARIACRAALTGHLVLSSLHASHAREALVRLPEIGVPDYLVRATVALVVSQRLVRRLCASCRGSVAAHASAAGFFAAAGLSVPSSLPRACGCDACDGRGYRGRMALFETAAGFDDAPLPFAAGSLGACGLARVALGDTTLEEVLAHCPHPGAAGRAEPGTGDRR; this is encoded by the coding sequence GTGACTGCGACTACCTGGAACCAGCAACTCGCGACCCGCTCCCAAGCCGAAGAAAGCGGCTCTCCCGCTGCTCGCGCCGTCAGCTCCCTGATCTTCGCGGCAGTCGCCGCGGGCGCCTCGGACGTCCATCTGGAACCGGACCGCGCGGGTCTTCGAGTCCGCGTCCGCATTGACGGACAGCTTCGCGATTTCGACCCCCCACCTGCGACTCTCGTCCCTGCGCTCCTGACTCGCATTCGTCTTCTGGCTCGCGTCGACCTGGCCGAGCGCCGCCTTCCGCAGGACGGCCGCTTCAGCTGGGCGCTCGATGACAACGAGACCATCGACGTGCGCGCCGCGTTCCTGCCGGTTTCGCGCGGAGAGAAAATCGCGCTCCGGTTGCTGAGACACCACGGTGCCACGCGCAGCCTGCACGCGCTCGGCATGGACGAGGAGGCCAGGCGACGACTTGCCTCGGCAATCGCGCGTCCCAACGGTCTCGTTCTCGTCGTCGGTCCCACCGGCAGCGGCAAGTCGACGACACTCCTGGCTGCGCTCGCCGAGATTCGCAGCAGCACGAAATCGCTGGCGACCGTCGAGGATCCGGTGGAGTTCGACATCGCAGGCGTCTCGCAGGTGGCGGTCGACGAAGATGTCGGCCGCAGCTTTGGCGTCGCACTTCGAGCGCTGCTTCGCCAGGACCCCGACGTGCTGATGATCGGCGAGATTCGCGACGACGAGAGTGCGCGGATCGCGTGCCGTGCGGCTCTGACCGGACATCTCGTATTGTCGAGTCTCCATGCATCGCACGCGCGCGAAGCATTGGTGCGCCTGCCCGAGATCGGCGTGCCCGACTATCTCGTGCGCGCCACCGTCGCGCTCGTCGTCTCGCAACGGCTCGTGCGGCGCCTGTGCGCGAGTTGTCGTGGCAGTGTCGCGGCGCATGCGAGCGCCGCGGGCTTTTTTGCGGCCGCCGGACTGTCCGTCCCCTCGTCGCTGCCGCGAGCCTGCGGCTGCGATGCCTGCGACGGACGCGGATACCGCGGCCGCATGGCGCTTTTCGAAACCGCCGCGGGCTTCGACGACGCACCTCTGCCGTTTGCCGCGGGCAGTCTCGGCGCCTGCGGTCTCGCGCGCGTCGCGCTCGGCGACACGACGCTCGAAGAAGTGCTCGCTCACTGTCCTCACCCCGGTGCAGCGGGACGGGCGGAGCCCGGCACAGGGGATAGGCGATGA
- a CDS encoding prepilin-type N-terminal cleavage/methylation domain-containing protein, which yields MNEKDRIARLFDARRRLLSPAASAGTVTPPQRAPGKRTWLPRSRPRLRLAARLQPPADRERGFSLLELLVVVAILGILIAAALPKFAEFRAAAYDSRSQQDLRNLAAAEELYRATSPTYATDTTALKGFAPSEGVEVALESANETGFVATATHPAGSRSYRWDTSSDPPLSSTLR from the coding sequence ATGAACGAAAAAGACCGCATTGCCAGGCTCTTCGACGCACGTCGCCGGCTGCTTTCGCCTGCTGCCTCGGCCGGCACGGTGACCCCACCGCAACGCGCGCCAGGGAAACGCACGTGGCTGCCGCGCTCGCGGCCGCGGCTGCGCCTCGCTGCGCGCCTGCAGCCACCGGCAGATCGTGAGCGAGGCTTCAGCCTGCTCGAGCTTCTCGTCGTCGTCGCGATCCTCGGGATCCTGATCGCCGCCGCGCTGCCCAAGTTCGCAGAGTTCCGTGCGGCGGCCTACGACTCCCGTTCCCAGCAGGACCTGAGGAACCTGGCGGCCGCCGAAGAGCTGTACCGGGCAACGTCGCCCACCTACGCGACCGATACGACCGCGCTCAAGGGCTTCGCGCCGTCCGAAGGCGTCGAGGTCGCGCTGGAGTCGGCCAACGAGACAGGGTTCGTCGCCACCGCGACGCATCCGGCCGGCTCGCGAAGCTACCGCTGGGACACCAGCTCGGATCCGCCGCTTTCGTCGACGCTGCGGTAG
- a CDS encoding trypsin-like serine protease — translation MNRSRTLRLCAALAVALATTLAAAARAGAEQASYGGPGPSIVNGLDTQDFPTTGALLYSFNQSASINGSNAGTQCTGTLIGCQTFMTAAHCVFDDPVASHYWVYLQNGGISQVASVTYNPSYNPSLSGHDVAILKLSTPVTGIDPTTFNSTHDLAAIGVAVDGVIAGFGRTGGSGAGTSDYGIKRYGDIVTAHCNTADTGGEGDDKLVCWDFTSPEGPAGSNSDTCNGDSGGPLFMNFGGTTEVVANTVSGTSDSCLPTDHSWDSGVYFNRTWIGGELGTDSTSTCGSIGAVGDATVSVFQNHGSLSSAHPGDSFTVTLAGTPSVVRFTLNGTDNRSFNPNFFVKQGPGASPASYDCKEDGTSVFGACVIPNPAPGAWSVFVQRAAGAGDYQVTTTAFGTSAPVCGNNVKESGEQCDGSDAVACPGMCSVGCACPAPVCGNGVKESGEQCDGSDATACPGQCAGDCTCPDTCNSGDLYSILIGSDAVRFTYKADLNDAAASYSALDPRNADFSLSVNDGTSTLSFDVPSGDAGWIRADPVRRRYLWKGDGSLGGLVRIKLVYRSSATTPYWLLGMKGRNVPGGGSLDVNQTLHFTLDFDGTCNLDTW, via the coding sequence TTGAATCGATCGCGAACATTGCGTCTTTGCGCCGCGCTCGCAGTCGCGCTCGCGACGACGCTTGCCGCAGCCGCGCGCGCGGGCGCCGAGCAGGCAAGCTACGGCGGCCCCGGCCCGAGCATCGTCAACGGCCTGGACACCCAGGATTTTCCGACTACCGGCGCGCTCCTCTACAGCTTCAACCAGTCCGCATCGATCAACGGATCGAACGCCGGCACCCAGTGCACCGGCACGCTGATCGGCTGCCAGACGTTCATGACCGCGGCGCACTGCGTGTTCGACGATCCGGTCGCGTCGCACTACTGGGTCTACCTCCAGAACGGCGGCATCTCGCAAGTCGCTTCCGTTACCTACAACCCGTCGTACAACCCGAGTCTTTCGGGCCACGACGTCGCGATCCTCAAGCTCTCGACTCCCGTCACCGGGATCGATCCGACGACGTTCAACTCGACGCATGACCTTGCAGCGATCGGCGTGGCCGTGGACGGAGTCATCGCCGGTTTCGGCCGCACCGGCGGCAGCGGAGCAGGTACGAGCGACTACGGCATCAAGCGCTACGGCGACATCGTCACCGCGCACTGCAACACCGCCGACACCGGCGGCGAAGGCGACGACAAGCTCGTCTGCTGGGATTTCACGAGCCCGGAAGGACCGGCCGGCAGCAACTCGGACACGTGCAACGGAGATTCGGGCGGACCGCTGTTCATGAACTTCGGCGGCACGACCGAAGTCGTCGCCAATACGGTTTCGGGCACGTCCGACAGTTGCCTTCCGACCGACCACAGCTGGGATTCGGGCGTGTATTTCAATCGCACGTGGATCGGCGGCGAGCTCGGCACCGACTCCACATCCACGTGCGGCAGCATCGGAGCGGTCGGCGATGCCACCGTCAGCGTCTTCCAGAACCACGGCTCGCTGAGCTCCGCGCATCCGGGCGACAGCTTCACCGTGACGCTGGCTGGCACGCCGTCGGTCGTGCGCTTCACGCTGAACGGCACGGACAACCGCTCATTCAACCCGAACTTCTTCGTCAAGCAGGGGCCCGGCGCGAGCCCGGCGAGCTACGATTGCAAGGAAGACGGCACCAGCGTCTTCGGCGCGTGCGTAATCCCCAATCCCGCGCCCGGCGCGTGGTCGGTCTTCGTCCAGCGCGCGGCCGGCGCCGGCGACTACCAGGTGACGACGACGGCCTTCGGAACATCGGCGCCCGTCTGCGGCAACAACGTAAAAGAAAGCGGCGAGCAGTGCGACGGCAGCGACGCGGTCGCCTGCCCCGGCATGTGCAGCGTCGGCTGCGCCTGCCCCGCTCCCGTTTGCGGCAACGGTGTCAAGGAAAGCGGCGAGCAGTGCGACGGCAGCGACGCCACTGCGTGTCCGGGCCAGTGCGCCGGCGACTGCACCTGCCCTGACACGTGCAACAGCGGCGACCTGTACAGCATCCTCATCGGCTCGGACGCCGTGCGGTTCACGTACAAGGCCGACCTGAACGACGCCGCTGCATCCTATTCGGCGCTCGATCCCCGAAATGCGGACTTCTCGCTGTCGGTGAACGACGGGACCAGCACGTTGAGTTTCGACGTGCCTTCCGGCGACGCCGGATGGATACGCGCCGACCCGGTGCGCCGCAGGTACCTGTGGAAGGGAGACGGCTCTCTCGGCGGCCTGGTGCGGATCAAGCTGGTGTATCGCAGCTCCGCGACGACGCCGTACTGGCTGCTCGGCATGAAGGGTCGCAACGTGCCGGGCGGCGGCAGCCTGGACGTGAACCAGACCCTGCACTTCACGCTGGATTTCGACGGGACGTGCAACCTCGACACGTGGTGA
- a CDS encoding type II secretion system F family protein — MNAPGNREVPTLRVVTPSARRAATARGAALRITGPLARRTHSRREAAAAISRLAALTTAGVATGDALSSSAASGNALVVRLDEAVRRGSALSSAMAATGMPFLDAEIAVVRAGERGGSVSRALTLLAARLERDAGGRRRIASALAYPCILACGAFAALCFLSIEVLPSFTSLYQGRGVELPLATRALLAFGDDVRSVGPWGVPALAAAVAMFAAARSRSRRVAVLCDRFALAAPLVGALVAPRAAGEACALIALLLDAGCEADEALGLAVRAASNRVVAARISSALRALRHGVPLSRAWPAASMDRSGDAASLLEIAEATGGYAQAFARMAALEEAAAERALALVCRLAEPTAVIAMAVAVGGGVLALYQPMLGSASLLLGGSS, encoded by the coding sequence ATGAACGCGCCGGGCAACCGCGAGGTCCCTACCCTTCGCGTCGTCACGCCGAGCGCGCGACGCGCTGCGACTGCACGCGGCGCTGCCTTGCGCATCACGGGCCCGCTTGCCCGTCGCACGCATTCGCGCCGCGAAGCTGCCGCGGCGATCTCCCGGCTCGCCGCGCTGACGACTGCCGGAGTGGCCACCGGAGACGCGTTGTCGTCGTCGGCGGCCAGCGGGAATGCCCTCGTTGTCCGGCTCGACGAGGCGGTGCGCCGAGGCAGCGCTCTTTCGTCGGCAATGGCGGCGACCGGCATGCCGTTTCTCGACGCGGAAATCGCCGTCGTTCGCGCTGGCGAGCGAGGCGGCTCGGTGTCTCGCGCCCTCACTCTGCTGGCCGCACGCCTGGAGCGCGACGCGGGCGGCAGGCGTCGCATCGCATCGGCGCTGGCGTATCCGTGCATTCTTGCGTGCGGGGCGTTCGCGGCGCTGTGCTTTCTTTCGATCGAGGTGCTGCCGTCGTTCACGTCGCTGTACCAGGGACGCGGCGTCGAGCTTCCGCTGGCCACGCGTGCGCTGCTCGCATTCGGCGATGATGTTCGCAGCGTCGGACCGTGGGGGGTTCCCGCGCTGGCCGCGGCGGTCGCAATGTTTGCTGCAGCTCGCAGCAGAAGTCGTCGCGTCGCCGTGCTCTGCGATCGCTTCGCGCTCGCTGCGCCGCTCGTCGGTGCGCTCGTGGCGCCGCGGGCAGCCGGTGAAGCCTGCGCGCTCATCGCGCTGCTGCTGGATGCAGGATGCGAAGCCGACGAGGCGCTCGGGCTGGCCGTTCGTGCGGCGTCCAATCGTGTCGTCGCGGCGCGGATTTCGAGCGCTCTTCGCGCGCTCCGACACGGTGTCCCGCTCAGTCGTGCGTGGCCGGCCGCATCGATGGATCGAAGCGGAGATGCGGCTTCCCTGCTCGAAATCGCCGAAGCGACCGGCGGATATGCGCAGGCTTTCGCGCGCATGGCTGCACTCGAAGAGGCCGCGGCCGAGCGGGCCCTGGCCCTCGTGTGCCGCCTCGCCGAGCCGACCGCCGTGATCGCAATGGCCGTCGCCGTCGGCGGCGGAGTGCTGGCTCTTTACCAACCGATGCTGGGATCGGCATCGCTTCTGCTCGGAGGTTCGTCATGA
- a CDS encoding NADP-dependent oxidoreductase, with product MAKNREIHLKRRPVGMPVAEDFELVETEMPEPGDGQFVVRNVWMTVDPYMRGRMMDRKSYVPPFQVGQVLDGGSVGQVVKSRNKGFSEGEYVCGFAAGGWREYNRTDGAMFQKVDPKLAPLQAFLGVLGMPGLTAYSSLLRIGEPKEGETVFVSAAAGAVGSVVAQISKIKGCHVVGSAGSDDKCRWLTDVAGVDAVVNYRKAPSLLEAVSKACPKGIDIYYENVGGEHLETALELMNSRGRLVMCGMISMYNALETPPGPRNLINVIGRSLKMQGFIVSDYIDMVPQFYADMGAWIGAGKIKWQETVLDGIASAPKAFLGLFSGDNSGKMLVRLGPDRA from the coding sequence ATGGCCAAGAACCGAGAGATCCACCTCAAGCGCCGCCCTGTCGGCATGCCCGTCGCAGAGGATTTCGAGCTCGTCGAGACCGAGATGCCGGAACCCGGCGACGGACAGTTCGTCGTCCGCAACGTCTGGATGACGGTCGATCCGTACATGCGCGGCCGCATGATGGATCGCAAGAGCTACGTGCCGCCGTTCCAGGTCGGGCAGGTTCTCGACGGCGGATCGGTCGGGCAGGTCGTTAAGAGCCGCAACAAGGGATTCTCCGAAGGCGAGTACGTGTGCGGTTTCGCCGCCGGCGGCTGGCGCGAATACAACCGTACCGACGGTGCAATGTTCCAGAAGGTGGACCCGAAGCTCGCGCCGCTGCAGGCTTTCCTCGGCGTGCTCGGCATGCCGGGCCTGACCGCGTACAGCAGCCTGCTGCGCATCGGAGAGCCGAAGGAAGGCGAAACGGTGTTCGTGTCGGCCGCCGCGGGCGCAGTCGGCTCCGTCGTTGCGCAGATCTCGAAGATCAAGGGCTGCCACGTCGTCGGCTCGGCGGGCTCGGACGACAAGTGCAGATGGCTGACCGACGTTGCCGGCGTCGATGCCGTCGTCAACTACCGCAAGGCGCCGAGCCTGCTGGAGGCCGTCTCCAAGGCGTGTCCGAAAGGCATCGACATTTACTACGAGAACGTCGGCGGCGAGCACCTGGAAACGGCGCTCGAGCTGATGAACAGCCGCGGCCGCCTCGTGATGTGCGGCATGATCAGCATGTACAATGCGCTGGAAACGCCGCCGGGACCGCGCAACCTGATCAACGTGATCGGCCGCAGCCTGAAGATGCAGGGCTTCATCGTCTCCGACTACATCGACATGGTGCCGCAGTTCTACGCGGACATGGGTGCGTGGATCGGCGCCGGAAAGATCAAGTGGCAGGAGACCGTGCTCGACGGAATCGCCAGCGCGCCGAAGGCTTTCCTCGGCCTGTTCAGCGGCGACAACAGCGGCAAGATGCTCGTCCGGCTGGGACCGGATCGCGCCTGA
- a CDS encoding PAS domain S-box protein, with protein MGVQRTSTSGGARAGRAGGGPRGRGDESERVEEALRHSQQQFEHIVSSIDGIVWEADAATFAFTYVSAQAERLLGYPRSHWLDEPDFWTAHIHPDDREWAVGYRMKATRDRQNHDFEYRMISSDGRIVWLRDIVSVAVDDGRTVLRGIMIDITDRREKEDELKKAEERYRNLVENVNDIVFSTDLSGILTFISPQVSRVSSYTVEELTGKPFANFIHPDDLPQVVQSLDGVMQGHVDKREFRCVDKSGSVVWMSASSRPSYENGELKGLTGILTDVTGRRHAEEALGKSEERFRHFIENLSDVVYALDREGRFIYCSPAIEQISAYTPEEILGRSFVEFLHPEDLPKVAELFAQTLEGAPTKFEYRVFDKTGEVHWVQASVRATIENGEVLGVTGVFSEITARKRTLEALYESEARYRVLVEMSPDSIVVHRDGKIVFANSAARRLVGSKDVSDLLGKPVFELVHPSSRRIAAERIREMSNEGRQAGRVEEKFLHLDGSTIDVEVLAGPIVFHGQPSIQVIVHDITERKRAQEEIKKLNEALEQRVRDRTAELVAANRELESFSYSVSHDLRAPLRVIEGFARMFLEEFAATLDDQGRAYLEKIHSTSSRMDRLIHDLLAFSRMARTSMTIVVVDLSELARGAAAELAQQEPERNVEFAIAEGLVVEGDAALLGVVVENLIGNAWKYTQRRDVARIEFRADLVEGEKVYSVRDDGVGFDMRFVGKLFRPFQRLHGIDDFEGTGIGLATVQRIVERHGGRVWAESEVDCGATFRFTLPPMHWR; from the coding sequence ATGGGGGTTCAGCGGACATCCACGTCCGGAGGCGCTCGTGCCGGCAGGGCCGGCGGCGGGCCGCGAGGCCGTGGCGACGAATCGGAACGCGTCGAGGAAGCGCTCCGCCACTCGCAGCAGCAGTTCGAGCACATCGTCTCTTCGATCGACGGGATCGTCTGGGAAGCGGACGCCGCGACATTCGCCTTCACTTACGTCAGCGCGCAGGCCGAACGGCTGCTCGGTTACCCGCGCTCGCACTGGCTCGACGAGCCCGACTTCTGGACGGCGCACATTCATCCCGACGATCGCGAATGGGCCGTCGGCTACCGCATGAAGGCGACCCGCGATCGCCAGAACCACGACTTCGAATACCGGATGATCTCCAGCGACGGGCGCATCGTGTGGCTGCGCGACATCGTCAGCGTTGCCGTCGACGACGGGCGCACGGTGCTTCGCGGCATCATGATCGACATCACCGATCGCCGCGAAAAAGAAGACGAGCTCAAGAAAGCCGAAGAGCGCTACCGCAACCTCGTCGAGAACGTCAACGACATCGTCTTCTCGACCGACCTTTCGGGAATCCTGACGTTCATCAGTCCCCAGGTTTCGCGGGTTTCGTCGTACACGGTCGAAGAGCTTACCGGCAAGCCGTTCGCCAACTTCATTCATCCCGACGATCTTCCGCAGGTCGTGCAGAGCCTGGACGGGGTGATGCAGGGTCACGTCGACAAGCGCGAGTTCCGCTGCGTCGACAAGTCGGGCTCGGTCGTCTGGATGAGCGCATCGAGCCGGCCGTCCTACGAGAACGGCGAGCTCAAGGGACTGACGGGAATCCTCACCGACGTCACCGGGCGCCGTCACGCCGAAGAGGCGCTCGGCAAGTCGGAGGAGCGCTTCCGTCATTTCATCGAGAACCTGAGCGACGTCGTCTATGCGCTCGACCGCGAGGGACGCTTCATCTACTGCAGCCCCGCCATCGAGCAGATTTCCGCGTATACGCCCGAGGAGATTCTCGGCCGTTCCTTTGTGGAATTCCTGCATCCGGAGGACCTGCCGAAAGTGGCCGAGCTCTTCGCCCAGACCCTCGAGGGCGCGCCGACCAAGTTCGAATACCGTGTTTTCGACAAGACCGGCGAGGTGCACTGGGTGCAGGCCTCCGTTCGCGCGACGATCGAGAACGGCGAAGTGCTGGGCGTCACGGGCGTCTTCAGCGAGATCACTGCGCGCAAGCGCACACTGGAGGCGCTCTACGAGAGCGAGGCGCGCTACCGCGTGCTGGTCGAAATGTCGCCCGACTCCATCGTCGTGCACCGCGACGGCAAGATCGTATTCGCCAACAGTGCCGCGCGCAGGCTGGTCGGATCGAAGGACGTATCCGATCTGCTCGGAAAGCCGGTCTTCGAGCTCGTGCATCCGTCGAGCCGGCGTATTGCGGCCGAGCGCATCCGCGAGATGTCGAACGAAGGCCGGCAGGCCGGCCGCGTCGAGGAAAAGTTCCTGCACCTGGACGGCAGCACGATCGACGTCGAGGTGCTGGCCGGACCGATCGTCTTCCACGGGCAGCCTTCGATCCAGGTGATCGTGCACGACATCACCGAGCGAAAGCGCGCCCAGGAAGAAATCAAGAAGCTCAACGAGGCGCTCGAGCAGCGGGTGCGCGACCGTACGGCCGAGCTGGTGGCGGCCAATCGCGAGCTGGAATCGTTCAGCTACTCGGTTTCCCACGATCTTCGCGCGCCGCTGCGCGTGATCGAAGGCTTCGCGAGGATGTTCCTCGAGGAATTTGCAGCGACGCTCGACGACCAGGGACGCGCCTACCTCGAGAAGATCCACTCGACCAGCTCGCGCATGGACCGGCTGATCCACGACCTGCTGGCGTTTTCGCGGATGGCCCGGACATCGATGACGATCGTGGTCGTCGATCTTTCCGAGCTCGCGCGCGGAGCGGCGGCCGAGCTTGCGCAGCAGGAGCCGGAGCGCAACGTGGAATTCGCGATCGCCGAAGGTCTCGTCGTCGAGGGGGACGCCGCGCTCCTCGGCGTCGTCGTCGAAAACCTGATCGGCAACGCGTGGAAATACACGCAGCGTCGCGACGTCGCCCGAATCGAATTTCGCGCGGACCTGGTCGAGGGCGAGAAAGTCTATTCGGTGCGCGACGACGGTGTCGGGTTCGACATGCGTTTCGTCGGCAAGCTGTTCCGGCCTTTCCAGCGCCTGCACGGAATCGACGACTTCGAAGGCACGGGAATCGGCCTTGCCACCGTGCAGCGCATCGTCGAGCGCCACGGCGGACGCGTCTGGGCCGAAAGCGAGGTCGACTGCGGCGCGACGTTCCGCTTCACGCTGCCGCCGATGCACTGGCGCTGA
- the aroE gene encoding shikimate dehydrogenase: MSRRSKKAIAPAAARVEGTTRVIAILGHPVEHSLSPRMHNAAYAALGLDYVYVPLRCEPSQIRGAVRAISTLGIVGCNVTVPYKQDVSRLVDRLTPAARAIGAVNTIFRDGDEMVGDNTDGEGFAAALKHGSVRVRGARALVIGAGGSARAVLHALREGGASRVVLANRTRAKATKLAREFGAEATGLDALTNAELLRSCTLVVNCTPVGLGGGAFLRYDADATSPRCAHFDLAYGHGPTPFLELARRAGRPTIDGRLMLVFQGAAAFRLFTGKKAPVDVMLAAVGLATSR, translated from the coding sequence GTGAGTCGCCGCTCGAAGAAAGCGATCGCGCCCGCTGCGGCCCGCGTCGAAGGCACGACGCGGGTCATCGCCATCCTCGGCCATCCCGTCGAGCATTCGCTGTCGCCGCGCATGCACAATGCCGCGTACGCGGCGCTCGGCCTCGACTACGTGTACGTGCCGCTGCGCTGCGAGCCTTCGCAGATTCGCGGCGCCGTGCGCGCGATCAGCACGCTCGGGATCGTCGGCTGCAACGTCACCGTTCCCTACAAGCAGGACGTATCGCGCCTGGTCGATCGCCTGACGCCGGCGGCCCGGGCCATCGGCGCAGTCAACACGATCTTTCGCGACGGCGACGAGATGGTCGGTGACAACACCGACGGGGAAGGATTTGCCGCGGCACTCAAGCACGGCAGTGTTCGCGTGCGTGGAGCGCGAGCGCTGGTCATCGGCGCCGGCGGCAGCGCCCGCGCAGTGCTGCACGCGCTGCGCGAAGGCGGCGCCTCGCGCGTCGTGCTGGCCAATCGCACGCGGGCAAAGGCGACGAAGCTCGCGCGCGAGTTCGGCGCCGAAGCGACCGGACTCGATGCGCTCACCAACGCAGAGCTTCTGCGCAGCTGCACGCTCGTCGTCAACTGCACGCCGGTGGGCCTCGGCGGCGGCGCGTTCCTGCGCTACGACGCCGATGCGACGTCGCCTCGCTGCGCGCACTTCGACCTTGCGTACGGGCACGGACCCACCCCTTTCCTCGAGCTGGCGCGACGCGCCGGCAGGCCGACGATCGACGGCCGGCTGATGCTCGTGTTCCAGGGTGCCGCGGCGTTTCGCCTTTTCACAGGCAAAAAAGCGCCGGTCGACGTGATGCTGGCGGCCGTCGGACTGGCGACGAGTCGCTGA